The following coding sequences are from one Tolumonas lignilytica window:
- the prc gene encoding carboxy terminal-processing peptidase, protein MLRKNLFKSTAVALGVFYVGLSYAVPPPISEDSLQPLAQEEQHSIASKRIAALFTRSHYKHFVLDDQMSQKIFDLYLQALDYNRSVLTAADVANFESFRNEFADALQSGDLKNAYAMFNLSTKRRFERYAYALSLLDQTISFDGADKYEFDRSKSPWAKDESALNEIWRQRVKNDELNLELAGKKPSEIKELLVKRYSNAIKRLKQDESEDVFQSLMNAFARSIDPHTSYLSPRNAERFNSEMNLSLEGIGAVLQADDDFTVVRSLIPGGPADKAKLLRPDDRITGVGQDSGKIVDVIGWRLDDVVELIKGRKGTKVRLEIQRGKGTTHQTQMIELVRDKVRLEDRAAKSQIIQTEGKKIGVIEVPSFYVNLHLDVEKELAKLKAQKIDGLLIDLRNDGGGALTEATDLTGLFMKQGPVVQIRDAMGRIAVNEDTDGKSYYDGPMAVLIDRYSASASEIFAAAMNDYGRALIIGENSFGKGTVQQHRALGKIYDFFDKELGHVQYTIAKFYRINGGSTQNKGVQPDISFPPLIDPKDTGESVEPNALPWDKIQPAQYTKLGDFTAVLPKLKALHEQRVKSDPEFKYAQEDIAWYQAEKAKKYISLNEADRIKDRNTQEAKALERDNERLTRMGKPMIKSLTDLPPDIKFPDGYLNEAANITADLVKLSKS, encoded by the coding sequence ATTTTGAGAAAAAATTTGTTCAAGAGCACTGCAGTTGCACTTGGCGTGTTTTATGTGGGGTTATCATATGCGGTGCCCCCTCCGATATCTGAAGATTCACTGCAGCCACTGGCACAAGAAGAACAGCATTCTATCGCTAGTAAACGTATCGCCGCCTTATTCACTCGCAGTCATTACAAGCATTTTGTTCTTGATGATCAAATGTCTCAAAAGATTTTTGATCTGTATCTTCAAGCCTTAGATTATAACCGCAGTGTTCTGACCGCCGCTGATGTCGCCAATTTTGAATCATTTCGCAATGAATTCGCCGATGCATTGCAAAGTGGTGATTTAAAGAATGCATATGCAATGTTCAACCTGAGCACAAAGCGACGTTTTGAGCGTTATGCGTATGCTTTATCATTACTAGATCAAACAATATCTTTTGACGGGGCTGATAAATACGAATTTGATCGTAGTAAAAGCCCATGGGCAAAAGATGAAAGTGCATTGAATGAAATTTGGCGGCAACGAGTCAAGAATGATGAGCTTAATTTAGAGTTGGCTGGGAAAAAACCTAGTGAAATTAAAGAATTGCTCGTTAAGCGTTATAGCAATGCCATTAAACGCTTAAAACAAGACGAAAGCGAGGATGTGTTTCAATCACTGATGAATGCTTTTGCCAGATCGATTGATCCTCATACCAGTTATCTGTCACCTCGCAATGCGGAACGTTTCAATTCAGAAATGAATCTGTCATTGGAAGGTATTGGCGCCGTATTACAAGCGGACGACGATTTCACCGTTGTTCGTTCTCTGATTCCTGGCGGCCCGGCGGATAAAGCTAAGCTGTTGCGACCTGATGACCGGATCACTGGCGTAGGCCAGGACAGTGGTAAAATTGTAGATGTTATCGGATGGCGTCTTGATGATGTTGTGGAACTCATTAAAGGGCGCAAGGGAACGAAGGTTCGTCTTGAGATACAGCGCGGAAAAGGAACAACACATCAAACCCAAATGATTGAATTGGTAAGGGATAAAGTTCGTCTGGAAGATCGAGCTGCTAAGTCTCAAATTATTCAAACAGAAGGCAAAAAAATTGGTGTGATTGAAGTGCCTAGTTTTTATGTCAATTTACATTTGGATGTAGAGAAAGAGCTGGCGAAACTGAAGGCACAGAAGATTGATGGCTTGTTGATCGATCTAAGAAACGATGGTGGTGGAGCCTTAACCGAAGCCACGGATTTAACCGGCTTATTCATGAAGCAAGGTCCTGTTGTTCAGATACGAGATGCAATGGGACGAATTGCAGTTAATGAAGATACGGATGGTAAATCATATTACGATGGTCCGATGGCGGTTTTGATTGATCGCTATAGTGCGTCGGCTTCAGAAATTTTTGCTGCTGCGATGAATGACTATGGTCGTGCGCTGATTATCGGTGAAAACAGTTTTGGTAAAGGTACGGTGCAACAGCATCGCGCTTTAGGCAAAATTTATGATTTCTTCGATAAAGAACTTGGTCATGTTCAATACACCATTGCCAAATTTTATCGAATTAATGGTGGCAGCACCCAGAATAAAGGTGTGCAACCGGATATTAGTTTTCCACCGCTGATTGACCCTAAAGATACAGGGGAAAGTGTGGAGCCTAATGCATTACCATGGGATAAGATTCAACCAGCACAATATACTAAGTTAGGTGATTTCACCGCGGTGTTGCCTAAACTAAAAGCGCTTCATGAGCAGCGTGTTAAATCTGATCCTGAATTTAAATATGCTCAAGAAGATATTGCGTGGTATCAGGCTGAAAAAGCTAAAAAGTATATTTCGCTGAATGAAGCTGATCGTATCAAGGATCGCAACACGCAAGAGGCAAAAGCGTTGGAACGCGATAATGAACGGCTTACTCGGATGGGTAAACCGATGATTAAATCGCTAACCGACTTACCACCAGATATCAAGTTCCCTGATGGTTATCTGAATGAGGCGGCAAATATCACCGCAGATTTAGTTAAGCTCAGTAAATCGTAA
- a CDS encoding SurA N-terminal domain-containing protein has protein sequence MLMDKLRDGAQSRVAKLIFWLIILSFALAGIGSYLNRPANSDPAVVDDEAIPARTLEQSYQNERARMQAQYGESASQLLSNPQYLTQLKHSVLERLVNQVLLNHKALKAGIRLSDDQVKDAIRQMPEFQTNNTFDNQKFISVLSRIGYNPDSFANSMRQDLSRQFWLDGVLTTEFALPSEADRLDALYQQKRDVKVITIPVSAFTKQITLTDKDIDAFYKAHSNEFMQPEQVKLNYVLLDSKELAKSIRPTDAELKAYYQQNSAQFTEPARLKVAHILITNKDEKAAQEKAAELLAKLKAGADFAQLAKAESADTLSARQGGELDWFEKGVMDPAFEKAAFALNQKNELSPVVKSAFGYHIIKLLDKQDAVVTPYDKAQKVVRQKYVDDKVKELFAEQQQKLSDLGFENPDSLDVVADGLKLPIHKTDFISAQQLPAAINVPAVKTLAFSEKLRDENTNSEVIAVSDSVALMLHVADYKPASVMPLAEVKDQVIAKLQKAKAVEQANATANALLTKVQAGQNIDAELTKLNAKVDEKKGLARFGADSPAQFAQAVFKLAKPSGTAVSAGLYADDQGNQSILILEKVTVASESADSQLKQGLSQQLIKLKQEDTYGALVEQLRQNAKIKYAAQTKETTD, from the coding sequence ATGCTGATGGATAAATTACGCGATGGCGCTCAAAGCCGGGTCGCGAAACTTATTTTTTGGTTGATCATTCTGTCATTCGCCTTGGCGGGCATTGGTAGTTACCTTAACCGTCCTGCTAATAGCGATCCCGCTGTTGTTGATGATGAGGCTATTCCAGCGCGTACATTGGAACAAAGTTATCAAAATGAACGAGCAAGGATGCAAGCGCAGTATGGTGAGTCTGCGTCTCAGTTATTGAGTAATCCACAATATCTGACTCAGTTGAAGCATTCAGTATTAGAGCGATTAGTCAATCAGGTACTGTTGAATCACAAAGCGTTGAAGGCTGGTATTCGTCTTAGTGATGATCAAGTTAAAGATGCTATCCGACAGATGCCGGAATTTCAGACCAACAACACTTTTGATAATCAGAAATTTATCTCTGTATTATCGCGTATCGGTTATAACCCAGACTCTTTTGCCAATTCTATGAGACAGGATTTGTCCCGACAATTCTGGTTAGATGGTGTATTGACGACCGAGTTTGCATTACCGTCTGAAGCCGACAGGTTAGATGCACTGTACCAGCAAAAACGTGATGTAAAAGTAATTACAATTCCCGTCAGTGCTTTCACCAAACAAATTACCCTGACAGATAAAGACATTGATGCTTTTTATAAGGCTCATAGCAATGAATTTATGCAGCCTGAGCAGGTTAAGTTGAACTATGTTCTGTTGGATTCAAAGGAACTGGCCAAATCCATACGACCTACTGATGCTGAGCTAAAGGCTTATTATCAGCAAAATTCAGCGCAGTTTACTGAACCTGCCCGTCTGAAAGTTGCGCATATTCTTATCACTAATAAAGATGAGAAAGCTGCGCAGGAAAAAGCGGCAGAATTGCTGGCAAAATTGAAGGCCGGTGCTGATTTTGCTCAGTTGGCTAAAGCTGAGTCTGCAGATACTTTATCTGCCCGACAAGGTGGTGAGTTAGACTGGTTTGAAAAAGGAGTTATGGATCCAGCTTTTGAAAAGGCAGCATTTGCTCTGAATCAGAAGAATGAACTGTCTCCTGTAGTTAAATCAGCTTTCGGATACCATATTATTAAACTGCTGGATAAACAGGATGCAGTTGTTACGCCTTATGACAAAGCACAGAAGGTCGTACGCCAGAAATATGTAGATGACAAAGTAAAAGAGTTATTTGCTGAGCAACAACAGAAGCTGTCAGATTTAGGATTTGAAAATCCTGATTCGCTGGATGTGGTTGCTGATGGACTCAAATTGCCAATACATAAAACTGATTTTATCTCTGCGCAGCAATTACCTGCAGCTATCAACGTTCCAGCAGTAAAAACACTGGCATTTTCTGAAAAATTACGAGATGAAAATACGAATTCTGAAGTAATTGCTGTGTCAGATAGTGTTGCTCTGATGTTGCATGTTGCTGATTATAAGCCAGCCAGTGTTATGCCTTTGGCAGAAGTAAAAGATCAAGTCATTGCAAAGTTACAAAAAGCCAAAGCAGTAGAACAGGCAAATGCGACAGCAAACGCCTTGTTGACTAAGGTTCAAGCTGGTCAGAATATTGATGCAGAGCTTACCAAGCTGAATGCTAAAGTAGATGAGAAAAAGGGTTTGGCCCGTTTTGGGGCTGATTCTCCAGCTCAATTTGCTCAGGCGGTCTTTAAATTGGCGAAACCATCAGGTACGGCAGTCAGTGCTGGGTTGTATGCTGATGATCAGGGTAATCAATCGATCCTTATTCTGGAAAAAGTAACGGTAGCGTCAGAATCGGCTGATTCTCAGTTGAAGCAAGGTTTGTCTCAACAGCTTATTAAATTGAAGCAAGAAGATACATATGGTGCGTTAGTTGAGCAACTGCGCCAAAATGCCAAGATAAAATATGCTGCGCAGACAAAAGAAACGACTGATTAA
- a CDS encoding 6-phospho-beta-glucosidase, giving the protein MKKDLKIAIIGAGSSYTPELIDGLIARSSQLPIREVRLVDIDEGWHKAEIILSLTRRMFEHAGLPVKVILTQDRKEALTDVDFVCSQFRVGCLDARIRDERISLKHGMLGQETNGLGGFAKAQRSIPATLDICRDIEKYSPDAWLLNFTNPSGIVTEAVLRHTKVKVVGLCNVPVLMQKGMAKVLNAEEQDVFVQVAGLNHFIFARQVNLQGEDKMDYVLEEFLNDNQAFNPKNIPSLKWPRKLLANRHQIPCPYLRYYFSADDTYQKCVHEAETEGTRGEVVKRLEEKLFEIYSNPSLYVKPKELEGRGGQYYSDAACDLMSAIYNDKRTLMHVNTRNNGTIAGLPDDCSVEVTSVITKAGPMPLNVAPFEPDTLAMLQTMKTFERFTIDAAVNGDYQSALRALTLNPLVKTGKVLEAALDETIRENIKYMPQFQAYYEANLK; this is encoded by the coding sequence ATGAAAAAAGATCTGAAGATTGCCATTATTGGTGCTGGTTCCAGTTATACCCCTGAATTAATTGATGGTTTAATTGCACGTAGTAGCCAGTTACCGATCCGCGAAGTCCGCTTAGTCGATATCGATGAAGGTTGGCATAAAGCTGAAATTATCCTGTCACTGACTCGCCGGATGTTTGAACATGCCGGTTTGCCTGTAAAAGTGATCCTGACGCAAGACCGTAAAGAAGCCTTAACCGATGTCGACTTTGTCTGCTCTCAATTCCGGGTCGGTTGTCTGGATGCACGTATTCGTGATGAGCGAATTTCGCTGAAGCACGGCATGCTGGGTCAGGAAACCAATGGCTTAGGCGGTTTTGCCAAAGCTCAGCGTTCTATCCCCGCGACACTGGATATCTGCCGTGATATCGAAAAATACAGCCCGGATGCCTGGTTATTAAACTTCACGAATCCGTCAGGCATTGTGACTGAAGCCGTATTACGCCATACCAAAGTCAAAGTCGTTGGCTTGTGTAATGTGCCGGTATTAATGCAAAAAGGCATGGCAAAAGTACTGAATGCCGAAGAACAAGATGTGTTTGTGCAAGTCGCCGGTCTCAATCATTTTATTTTTGCCCGTCAGGTAAACCTTCAGGGCGAAGACAAGATGGATTATGTACTGGAAGAGTTCCTGAACGATAATCAGGCATTCAATCCGAAAAATATTCCTTCCTTGAAATGGCCAAGAAAATTACTGGCAAACCGTCATCAGATCCCTTGCCCATACCTGCGTTATTATTTCAGCGCGGATGACACTTACCAGAAATGTGTACATGAAGCAGAAACAGAAGGTACACGCGGTGAAGTGGTAAAACGTCTGGAAGAAAAACTGTTTGAAATTTACAGCAACCCGTCTTTATACGTGAAGCCAAAAGAATTAGAAGGTCGTGGTGGCCAATACTATTCTGATGCGGCCTGTGATTTGATGAGTGCCATCTACAATGACAAGCGGACGCTGATGCATGTAAATACCCGTAACAACGGCACCATCGCTGGCTTGCCGGATGATTGCTCTGTCGAAGTCACCTCCGTCATCACTAAAGCAGGCCCGATGCCACTGAATGTTGCACCATTTGAACCGGATACACTGGCTATGTTGCAGACCATGAAAACCTTTGAACGTTTTACCATTGATGCAGCAGTAAATGGCGATTATCAAAGTGCCCTTCGCGCTCTGACGCTGAATCCACTGGTCAAAACCGGCAAGGTTCTGGAAGCCGCATTGGATGAAACCATCCGTGAAAACATTAAATACATGCCTCAGTTTCAGGCCTACTACGAAGCTAATCTGAAATAA
- a CDS encoding HAMP domain-containing protein, giving the protein MRISITGKICFILLIIFSLVLISTTLYQTFRERELVLRFSNEQVSSLLQNYKNDLDLLISEHQPDRLAYYQQGLLKQKYVLSMKWVRDQSNDVLGPLKNENLPTDQHENMALQGKLFQQTMSAKGQTKIITIMPYFLPTQTGTDRKPVAAIRIEYSLDKQLDTVEQHIFISAIMLSVIFSGVLLMTLAIIRKQVVLPLQNLRQAIDNVADFDDLSNRLPVVHNDEIDQVNESFNQLMEHLSGNEFENKKLAETNWRETLPPLS; this is encoded by the coding sequence ATGCGTATTTCCATTACCGGGAAAATTTGTTTCATCCTTTTGATTATTTTCTCACTGGTGCTAATCAGTACTACCCTGTATCAAACATTCCGTGAACGAGAACTGGTTCTTCGATTCAGTAATGAGCAGGTTTCATCTCTATTGCAAAACTACAAAAACGATCTCGATCTGCTCATCAGTGAGCACCAACCCGATCGTTTGGCTTATTACCAGCAAGGCTTGTTAAAACAGAAATATGTATTAAGCATGAAGTGGGTACGTGACCAAAGCAATGACGTATTAGGTCCGCTAAAAAACGAGAATTTACCAACGGATCAGCATGAAAACATGGCATTACAAGGCAAACTGTTTCAACAAACCATGAGCGCAAAAGGGCAAACCAAGATAATCACCATCATGCCCTATTTTTTGCCAACCCAGACGGGAACAGACAGAAAGCCTGTGGCCGCAATCCGTATAGAATATTCACTGGATAAACAACTCGATACGGTTGAACAACACATATTCATTTCTGCCATCATGCTTTCTGTGATTTTTAGCGGTGTCTTACTGATGACTTTGGCTATTATCCGTAAGCAGGTCGTTTTGCCATTACAGAATTTGCGTCAGGCAATCGACAATGTGGCAGATTTTGATGATTTATCCAATCGCCTTCCCGTGGTCCACAATGATGAAATTGACCAAGTAAATGAGAGTTTCAATCAACTCATGGAACATTTATCGGGAAATGAGTTTGAAAACAAAAAACTGGCCGAGACAAATTGGCGGGAAACCCTTCCACCATTGAGCTAA
- a CDS encoding HU family DNA-binding protein, translating into MNKSQLVDKISESADISKAAAGRALDAFIEAVGDALKDGDQVSLVGFGTFAVRERASRSGRNPQTGAAIEIAACKQPAFKAGKALKDAVN; encoded by the coding sequence GTGAATAAATCACAGTTGGTTGACAAAATTTCCGAAAGCGCGGATATCTCCAAAGCTGCAGCAGGTCGCGCTCTGGATGCTTTCATCGAAGCTGTTGGCGATGCATTAAAAGATGGCGATCAAGTGTCTTTGGTCGGTTTCGGTACTTTTGCTGTGCGTGAACGTGCTTCACGTTCTGGTCGGAATCCGCAAACTGGTGCCGCTATCGAAATCGCTGCATGCAAGCAACCTGCTTTTAAAGCAGGTAAAGCATTGAAGGATGCTGTTAATTAA
- the proQ gene encoding RNA chaperone ProQ, with protein sequence MENNEKINNSKELIAYLSELFPACFIATGEARPLKIGIFQDLAARLADDPRVSKTVLRSALRQYTSSWRYLHGLRPGVTRVDLDGNPAGELTEEHVSHAKNALKESKDKIFSSRRKNTNKPAKQKKPVVDISTLKTGQQIKVMVGKSPVTGNVKEVTRDDVQVELSSGMQVRVKAEHLVP encoded by the coding sequence ATGGAAAACAACGAAAAAATCAATAACAGCAAAGAATTGATCGCTTATCTTTCCGAACTGTTTCCTGCTTGTTTTATTGCTACTGGTGAAGCTCGTCCCCTGAAAATTGGAATTTTCCAAGATTTAGCCGCTCGCTTAGCTGACGACCCTCGAGTTTCTAAAACTGTATTGCGTTCTGCCTTACGTCAATATACGTCTAGTTGGCGGTATCTGCATGGATTGCGTCCAGGCGTTACTCGTGTTGATTTAGATGGTAATCCTGCCGGTGAATTAACAGAAGAGCATGTATCCCATGCAAAAAATGCATTAAAAGAAAGCAAAGACAAGATTTTCTCTTCTCGTCGGAAGAATACAAACAAACCTGCTAAGCAGAAAAAGCCAGTTGTCGATATTTCTACATTAAAAACTGGCCAGCAAATTAAAGTGATGGTTGGTAAATCTCCTGTTACTGGAAATGTAAAAGAAGTTACCCGCGATGATGTCCAGGTTGAGTTATCTTCGGGTATGCAGGTGCGCGTAAAAGCGGAACATTTAGTTCCTTAA
- the asnS gene encoding asparagine--tRNA ligase, whose translation MTHVPVIDVLQGKYAVGTTLTVKGWIRTRRDSKAGISFLAIHDGSCFAPVQAVVPNTLSNYESDVLRLTTSCSVAVTGVVKASEGSGQQFEIAAEEVTVLGFVEDPDTYPMAPKRHSVEYLREHAHLRVRTNMMGAVTRVRNCIAQAIHRFFHDEGFMWIATPLITASDCEGAGEMFRVSTLDMENLPRTDKGAIDYNQDFFGKEAFLTVSGQLNLETYACAMSKVYTFGPTFRAENSNTSRHLAEFWMVEPEIAFATLDDNAALAEKLLKYVFTAVLNERRDDMEFFAERVDKDAINRLEQFVKADFAQVDYTDAIEILKNSGRSFEFPVEWGIDMSSEHERYLAEEHFKAPVVVKNYPKDIKAFYMRLNDDGKTVAAMDVLAPGIGEIIGGSQREERLDVLDARLAEMGLNKEDYWWYRDLRRYGTVPHSGFGLGFERLVVYVTGMGNVRDVIPFPRTPRNAEY comes from the coding sequence ATGACTCACGTTCCCGTAATTGACGTGCTGCAGGGCAAATATGCCGTTGGTACGACATTGACAGTAAAAGGTTGGATCCGTACTCGTCGTGATTCCAAAGCAGGTATTTCATTTCTCGCCATCCATGATGGCTCCTGCTTTGCACCTGTTCAGGCTGTAGTGCCAAATACTCTGTCAAATTACGAAAGCGATGTATTACGTCTGACGACTTCCTGCTCCGTTGCAGTCACAGGTGTGGTGAAAGCTTCCGAAGGTTCTGGGCAGCAATTCGAGATTGCAGCCGAAGAGGTAACTGTTCTGGGTTTTGTTGAAGATCCAGATACTTACCCGATGGCCCCTAAACGTCATTCTGTTGAATACCTGCGTGAGCACGCGCATTTACGTGTACGTACCAATATGATGGGCGCCGTGACCCGCGTCCGTAACTGTATTGCACAAGCCATCCACCGTTTCTTCCATGATGAAGGTTTTATGTGGATTGCAACTCCACTGATCACCGCGTCTGACTGTGAAGGTGCCGGCGAAATGTTCCGTGTTTCCACGCTGGATATGGAAAACCTGCCTCGCACTGACAAAGGCGCTATTGACTACAATCAGGATTTCTTCGGCAAAGAAGCTTTCCTGACTGTCTCCGGTCAGTTGAATCTGGAAACCTATGCTTGTGCCATGTCAAAAGTCTACACCTTCGGACCAACCTTCCGAGCAGAAAACTCCAACACCAGTCGCCATCTGGCTGAATTCTGGATGGTTGAACCGGAAATCGCCTTTGCTACGCTGGACGACAACGCAGCATTAGCAGAAAAACTGCTGAAATATGTGTTTACTGCGGTATTGAATGAACGTCGTGATGATATGGAATTCTTCGCTGAACGCGTAGATAAAGATGCGATCAACCGCCTGGAACAATTTGTTAAAGCCGACTTTGCACAAGTTGATTACACCGACGCGATTGAAATCCTGAAAAACAGTGGCCGCAGCTTTGAATTCCCTGTGGAATGGGGTATCGACATGTCTTCAGAGCACGAACGTTATCTGGCAGAAGAACATTTCAAAGCCCCGGTTGTTGTTAAAAACTATCCGAAAGATATCAAAGCTTTCTATATGCGTCTGAACGACGATGGCAAAACTGTTGCCGCAATGGATGTATTGGCACCAGGTATCGGTGAAATCATCGGTGGTTCACAACGTGAAGAACGCTTGGATGTGCTTGATGCCCGTCTGGCTGAAATGGGTCTGAATAAAGAAGACTATTGGTGGTATCGTGATCTGCGTCGTTACGGCACAGTCCCTCATTCCGGCTTTGGTCTGGGTTTTGAGCGTCTGGTCGTCTATGTCACCGGTATGGGCAACGTCCGTGATGTGATCCCATTCCCTCGTACTCCACGTAACGCGGAATATTAA
- a CDS encoding methylated-DNA--[protein]-cysteine S-methyltransferase — protein MTTAISYLHSPVGYLRLEADNEGLQSLLLNNPPVDGMTVTEPLHPILVLAHQQLHEYFNGTRQEFSVPLSMAGTEFQLSAWHALRTIPYGKTVSYKMIAEQIGRPKAMRAVGMANNRNPIAIIVPCHRVIGANGQLVGYAGGLGMKQWLLDHETQYAG, from the coding sequence ATGACGACAGCAATCAGTTATTTGCACTCTCCTGTAGGATACCTGCGATTAGAAGCTGACAATGAAGGGTTGCAGTCGTTGTTATTAAATAACCCTCCTGTTGATGGTATGACGGTTACTGAACCTTTGCATCCCATTCTTGTTTTGGCTCACCAGCAATTACATGAGTATTTCAACGGGACCCGACAAGAATTTTCGGTACCGTTATCGATGGCGGGGACCGAATTTCAGTTATCTGCATGGCACGCTTTACGGACTATCCCGTATGGTAAAACCGTGAGCTATAAAATGATCGCGGAACAAATCGGCAGACCGAAAGCAATGCGCGCAGTGGGAATGGCAAATAATCGGAATCCGATTGCGATCATTGTGCCTTGTCATCGAGTGATTGGTGCTAACGGCCAATTAGTCGGATATGCGGGTGGCTTGGGTATGAAACAGTGGCTGTTGGACCATGAAACACAATATGCGGGATAA
- the purT gene encoding formate-dependent phosphoribosylglycinamide formyltransferase, whose protein sequence is MSFLGTPYSNGATRAMLLGSGELGKEVAIELQRLGIEVIAVDRYEHAPAMQVAQRSHVISMLDGEALSQLVYQEKPHFIIPEIEAIATETLQKLEQEGFNVVPTALATRLTMDREGIRRLAAETLQLPTSPYFFAETEAEYRQAVEQIGFPCVVKPVMSSSGKGQSVVRHNEQVMSAWQYAQEGGRAGRGRVIIEGFVPFDYEITLLTINAVDGIHFCAPIGHRQEDGDYRESWQPQIMSDILLEKAQHVAREVVKALGGYGLFGVELFIKGDEVYFSEVSPRPHDTGMVTLISQDLSEFALHVRAILGLPIGRITQYGPAASAVVLREGHSTDIRYGNLPAALALVPGAQVRLFGKPEIAGRRRLGVALARAENVELAIEQAKLVASNIEVKFD, encoded by the coding sequence ATGTCTTTTCTAGGAACTCCTTATTCCAATGGTGCAACTCGTGCAATGCTTTTAGGCTCTGGTGAGCTGGGAAAGGAAGTGGCTATTGAGCTACAACGCCTAGGTATAGAAGTTATTGCTGTCGATCGATATGAGCATGCGCCAGCTATGCAGGTTGCACAGCGCAGCCATGTTATCTCTATGCTTGATGGGGAAGCGCTGAGTCAGTTGGTTTATCAAGAAAAACCACACTTTATCATTCCAGAAATTGAAGCCATCGCAACGGAAACGCTGCAAAAATTAGAACAAGAAGGTTTCAATGTAGTGCCGACTGCATTAGCGACCCGTTTAACCATGGATCGTGAAGGGATCCGACGTTTAGCAGCCGAAACACTTCAACTGCCTACATCTCCCTATTTCTTTGCTGAGACGGAAGCCGAGTATCGGCAGGCAGTGGAACAGATTGGTTTTCCTTGCGTAGTGAAACCGGTCATGAGTTCTTCTGGTAAGGGGCAGAGCGTCGTCCGTCACAATGAGCAGGTTATGTCTGCTTGGCAATATGCGCAAGAAGGCGGACGTGCAGGTCGTGGTCGAGTCATTATTGAAGGGTTTGTTCCTTTCGATTATGAGATCACGTTGTTGACGATTAATGCCGTGGATGGAATTCATTTTTGTGCACCTATCGGACATCGACAGGAAGATGGTGACTACCGCGAATCCTGGCAGCCGCAGATCATGAGCGATATCTTGCTGGAAAAAGCACAGCATGTCGCTCGCGAAGTGGTAAAAGCACTAGGTGGCTATGGCTTATTTGGTGTTGAACTCTTCATCAAAGGGGATGAGGTTTACTTCAGTGAGGTTTCACCGCGTCCGCATGATACGGGCATGGTTACTTTGATTTCGCAGGATCTCTCTGAATTTGCGTTACATGTACGAGCCATTCTGGGGTTGCCAATTGGTCGTATTACCCAATATGGCCCAGCAGCATCGGCTGTTGTGTTGCGAGAAGGGCATTCTACCGATATTCGTTATGGTAATCTTCCTGCTGCATTGGCTTTGGTTCCTGGGGCGCAAGTGCGTTTATTTGGAAAACCTGAGATTGCAGGACGACGTCGATTAGGGGTAGCGCTAGCTCGTGCAGAAAATGTGGAATTAGCCATTGAGCAAGCCAAACTGGTTGCATCAAATATTGAAGTGAAATTTGATTAG